The genome window TCAACATACCGCTTTACGCTACCCAGGGTCAGAGCATAATAGTGATCCCTGATCCTGCAACAGTTACCGCCGGGGCGACAAACAAGATAACGCTAAGGGTGGTAAATCTCGGCTCGATCACCGCGAAAAACCTGCAGGTCATACTCAACCTTCAGGGATCTCCCTTGGCAATTACACCCTCCGTACTGGGGATTGGAGACTTAAACCCCGGTGAGATCAAGACATTCCCTGTAAGGGTAGAGGTACCCAGCACCGCCTCAACGAGCACACCTGTATCCTACCAAGCAATATATAACACGCCTGGCAGCGGCCTAACCTACACCCAGGGATCATTCACCTTATTCATTCTTCAAAGGTCGTCGGTAACCATCACGTCGATTGAGGTTGTCCCTCAAACAGTTGAGGTGGGCTCTAACGTTGTGTTTGCCTTGAGCCTCATAAACGACGGAACCTACCCGGTCTACGCCGTAAACGTCTCAGCATACCCTGGTGAAGGCCTCGTCTCGTCAAGGACACTTTACACTTACCTTGGCCAGCTAAACCCACAGGTTCTGACGAGCGTACCTTTCTCGTTCAAAGCACTAAAAGAAGGCGACTACGAGGTTCGATTCCTGGTTACATACGTTGATGCCTATGGTAACAAGGGCTCTGCGGAACGTGTGTCCTTCGTCAAGGTAGTTAAACCCTCCGCGTCGACAACCAGCTCGCCCCGGACTTCCGCCAACCCCACCTCGTTGCTCCTAGGTGGATTATTCCTCCTATTAGTCGCTTTGGGCGTTTACCTTTATAAGCGTAGGTCAAAGAAGGGTGCCGGGAGTTGAGATTCTCGGAGTACTTCTATTTGGCTTTCACAAGTCTAAAGGAGAAACGCGGAAGGGCGATCGGCGCAATAATCGGGGTCACAATAGCTGTCCTAGCCCTGAGCCTAGCGTTGGGAATAGGCGAGAGCTTTCAGAAAACCTTTGTGGAACAGCTTCAGAGGACAATAGCCGCTAACAGTATAATCGTGACAGGCGGGTATACAGGAGGTTTCAGCGACGCGGACATAGCCTACTTTAAAAGGATACCCGGCGTGAAGGACGCCTTTGGACTTGCAACTACTACTGGTGTTACGATCACATCTTCCGGCGAGCAACCAGTCACCTTGGTGGCTATAGACCCTCAACGCCTGCCCGATTTCCTTGGCGTCTCAGATATGCGTCAAGTAGTGGCTGAGGGGTCTACACAGCCGAGCGGGCTAGGCGTACTCGTATCATACAACCTTTGGAGTGACCCGAATACGGGGCAAAGGATCCTGGACGTCGGCTCCCCTCTCGTGGTACGTATCAAGTCAAAGAGCATCCAGCTAGTGGTTTCAGGTCTCATGGTTCAGTCTTCAAGCATGATGGGGGGCTCGGTGGGGCCTCCAAGCGGTACTGCCTATATATACATGGATCCATCCACCTACTTTACCTATGTTTCCAACACTAGAAACTATGCAGCGGTTATAATATTGGTTGGGGATCTATCAAGGCTGGATCAGATAACAAAGGAAGTTAGGGCGGTTGCCCCTCCCGGATCCAATATAATTTCTGCGGCTTCCATGGTGAGCCAGTTC of Thermofilum uzonense contains these proteins:
- a CDS encoding COG1361 S-layer family protein, whose protein sequence is MRKNIIRESKVSRPAVFLLIILSTIAVQGVYSAPIPQASQSSTRTGATYIFTIESISVVDLSGTTKTVTVAVTYYGRYTLLGSSISLQPQCNASVLSGQPVLLGSWRPGTTKIATFTVDGTNATTHCPVGILVSWQDSWDDAYGMNTQMGGSTLINTELVACWLTDPRVSVSPQMVYMNTINSAVIEIANQGISDMRDVTVSINGQGVTLLNITVPLSYNVGLLAGGSRIRIPLQLVPQSSFPALLVTLSYVDCTGNARSSTFNIPLYATQGQSIIVIPDPATVTAGATNKITLRVVNLGSITAKNLQVILNLQGSPLAITPSVLGIGDLNPGEIKTFPVRVEVPSTASTSTPVSYQAIYNTPGSGLTYTQGSFTLFILQRSSVTITSIEVVPQTVEVGSNVVFALSLINDGTYPVYAVNVSAYPGEGLVSSRTLYTYLGQLNPQVLTSVPFSFKALKEGDYEVRFLVTYVDAYGNKGSAERVSFVKVVKPSASTTSSPRTSANPTSLLLGGLFLLLVALGVYLYKRRSKKGAGS
- a CDS encoding ABC transporter permease — protein: MRFSEYFYLAFTSLKEKRGRAIGAIIGVTIAVLALSLALGIGESFQKTFVEQLQRTIAANSIIVTGGYTGGFSDADIAYFKRIPGVKDAFGLATTTGVTITSSGEQPVTLVAIDPQRLPDFLGVSDMRQVVAEGSTQPSGLGVLVSYNLWSDPNTGQRILDVGSPLVVRIKSKSIQLVVSGLMVQSSSMMGGSVGPPSGTAYIYMDPSTYFTYVSNTRNYAAVIILVGDLSRLDQITKEVRAVAPPGSNIISAASMVSQFTALVGALETFIGLVSAVGMGVTALWIFDSTTISVVQRTKEIGILKALGYTSLDVLIIFLLEAIIISTIGIVIGLSLALILSMFVKIPMFTLQIGLTLTPSVVALSSLLPLFMNALAAYIPSRRGASLNPVEALRYE